GTCAGTGAAGTGGTGGTCTCCGGGCCCAGCTCGCCGACCGTTTCCAGCGTGGACGACTTGGCGGGGCAGGTGGTGTTCGTTCGAAAATCCTCCAGTTACTACCAGAGCCTGATGACCCTCAACCAGCGTTTCGCCGGCGAGAACAAACCGGCGGTCATTCTCAAGGAGGCACCAGAGACCCTGGAGGACGAGGACCTGATCGAGATGCTCAACGCCGGGATGATTCCTCTGATTGTCGTGGATAAACACAAGGCGGATTTCTGGAAGAAGGTCTTCCCGCAGATCAAGGTGCATGACGACGTCGCCGTGCGCACTGGCGGCGAGATTGCCTGGGCCATTCGCAAGGGCAGTCCGCAGTTGCAGGCCGCTGCCAACGTCTTCATTGCCGGTCACGGCCAAGGGACCACCTTGGGCAACATGATTCTGACCCGTTATTTCAAGAACGAAAAATATGTGAAGGCTTCTGTTTCCGAGGCCGAACGCAAGAAATTCAGCGCACTGGTTCAGTACTTCCAGCAGTACGGCGATAAATATGATGTCGACTGGTTATTGATGGCCGCTCAGGGTTATCAGGAGTCGCAACTGAATCAGGCCGCCAGGAGCAAGGTGGGGGCCATTGGGGTCATGCAGGTGATGCCCGCCACCGGCAGGGAACTCAATGTCGGCAACATCGCGGAAGTTGAGCCGAACATCAATGCCGGGATCAAGTACATGCGCTGGATGATCGACCAGTATTACGGCAATGAACCCATGACCCGCCTGGACAAGGCCTTGTTCGCCTTCGCTTCCTACAACGCGGGGGCAGGCAGAATTTCCAGACTTCGCAAGGAGGCCGCCAGCCGCGGGCTTGATCCGAACGTGTGGTTCCACAACGTGGAATACATTACTGCCGAGAGGATCGGTGCAGAGACCGTTACTTACGTCAGTAATATCTACAAGTACTACATCGCCTACCAATTGATCATGCAAGCCCAGGCAGCAAAGGAAGAGGCCACGCAGACGCTCAAGAACCAGGGCAAAGAGGCACTGTGACCGATCAAGCGCGTTTTGCGCGTTATTGAGCTCTGTTCATCCTTGGCTGGATTTGCACGCGCGGCACCATCCCGGCCCCGGTCCGATTGGGGCCACCGTTGAGCGCTGGATTGTTCGCAGAGTTGTCCTGGTCCTTGGGGTCGTGGCAGGACGCACCGCCAAGACAGATGGCGACGGCGAGTACAGCGAGCGGACTCAGATACGCTGACTTGAACATGGGAATCTCCCGACCAGGGTGCTGACAATTCTTGGTGAATCGCGATGTTCGCACTGTAAGCCTAGGTGGTTTCGTTGGTTTATCTATCCGCGTCGATGCCCGGTAGTCGGCACATCCAGCATTGTGCTGACTGAGACACTGCTATCGCCAGCAGGCTGGCTCCTACAGGGGATTGCGTCGGATGCAGATCTTGTGATCGATCACAAAACCTGTGGGAGCTAGCCTGCTAGCGATGGGGCCGACACATTCAACAGGGTTTTGCAGTGGCAGCAGATTCTGTGATCGACCACACCCGTTAATAAAACCCGCTACCCCCCCAACGTCCCGTTATCAATCACAAACCGATACTTCACATCCCCCTTGAGCATCCGCTCATACGCTTCATTGATCTGCTCCGCCCGGATCAACTCAATGTCCGAAACGATGCCGTGCTCTGCGCAGAAATCGAGCATTTCCTGGGTTTGCGGGATGCCGCCGATCATCGAGCCGGCGAGGGTGCGGCGTTTCATGATCAGGTTGAACACGTTGGGCGCGGCGTGGGGCGAGGCCGGGGCGCCGACCAGGGTCATGGCGCCGTCGCGTTTGAGCAGCACCAGAAAGGCGTCGAGGTCGTGTGGGGCGGCGACGGTGTTGATGATCAGGTCGAAACTCTTAAGGTGCGCGGCCATCTGCTGCGCATCGCTGGACACCACCACCTCATCGGCCCCCAGGCTTTTCGCGGCCTCGCGCTTGGACTCGGAGGTGGTGAACGCCACGACATGGGCGCCCAAGGCGTGGGCGAGTTTGATGCCCATGTGACCTAAACCACCGATACCGACCACGCCGACCTTCTTGCCGGGCCCGGCGTTCCAGTGGCGCAACGGCGACCAGGTGGTGATCCCGGCACACAGCAGCGGAGCCACCGCCGCCAGTTGATCCTCGGCATGGCGGATCCGCAGGACGTAGCGCTGATTGACCACGATCGACTGCGAGTAACCGCCGAGGGTCCAGCCGGGCGCATCCGCCGTCGGAAAGTTGTAGGTGCCGATCATGCCGTCGCAATAGTTCTCCAGACCGGCGTCGCACTCTTCGCAATGCTTGCAACTGTCGACTATGCAGCCGACACCCACCAGGTCACCCGGTGCAAAAGCGCTGACATGGGCGCCGGTGGCGGTCACACGGCCGACGATTTCGTGGCCGGGTACACAGGGAAACTGCGTGCCCTCCCATTCGGCGCGCACCTGGTGCAGGTCGGAGTGACAGATACCGCAGTAAGCGATCTCGATCTGCACATCGTCGACGCCGGGGGCACGGCGGGTGATGCGCAGGGGTTCGAGGGGTTTATCCGCCGCGTGGGCGCCATAAGCGAAGACTTGCATAGGGGCTCTCCTGTAACAGTTCGACACATTCTCGGGGTCAAGTGGCGCCGGTCCTAGTGCAATCCGCTTGAATCCTTGCCTATTCCTATGGACATAAAGGGCAGCGGATAGGAAACGCCGCGACCGCGAGCTAGAGTCCGTTCAACAGGAGCAAGCCGCCATGATCCACAGCCAACGTCGCCAGGAATCGCCCCTGGCACTGAACATCGACCCGCGCGTGAGCGTGCCGGGTGACTTCGCCACGGCGATCCCCGGGCTGTCGCTGTTTCGCCGCGACCA
This region of Pseudomonas fluorescens genomic DNA includes:
- a CDS encoding lytic transglycosylase F gives rise to the protein MNAYSQSAKPGVSIKPIRAIVTTLHECRDYRTAAYRTHPPLPRMQFAKPISRARKLKSELNFQVHWRMQSAGTDVPKAGATSQTKTTCGALTMLGARDLPEHRPLHSPARPASIILTLAALVLSLCAGVTHAATEAAPREQLSVPIDSAMIPWTGDLDAMIDRQLIRVLTVYSKTFYFVDRGVQRGTTYDFFRVFEEDLNKQLAKDKKLKHKALKVRVVFIPVARDELLPALVAGKGDIAASNLTVTEQRQQLVDFTSPLYRNVSEVVVSGPSSPTVSSVDDLAGQVVFVRKSSSYYQSLMTLNQRFAGENKPAVILKEAPETLEDEDLIEMLNAGMIPLIVVDKHKADFWKKVFPQIKVHDDVAVRTGGEIAWAIRKGSPQLQAAANVFIAGHGQGTTLGNMILTRYFKNEKYVKASVSEAERKKFSALVQYFQQYGDKYDVDWLLMAAQGYQESQLNQAARSKVGAIGVMQVMPATGRELNVGNIAEVEPNINAGIKYMRWMIDQYYGNEPMTRLDKALFAFASYNAGAGRISRLRKEAASRGLDPNVWFHNVEYITAERIGAETVTYVSNIYKYYIAYQLIMQAQAAKEEATQTLKNQGKEAL
- a CDS encoding NAD(P)-dependent alcohol dehydrogenase; amino-acid sequence: MQVFAYGAHAADKPLEPLRITRRAPGVDDVQIEIAYCGICHSDLHQVRAEWEGTQFPCVPGHEIVGRVTATGAHVSAFAPGDLVGVGCIVDSCKHCEECDAGLENYCDGMIGTYNFPTADAPGWTLGGYSQSIVVNQRYVLRIRHAEDQLAAVAPLLCAGITTWSPLRHWNAGPGKKVGVVGIGGLGHMGIKLAHALGAHVVAFTTSESKREAAKSLGADEVVVSSDAQQMAAHLKSFDLIINTVAAPHDLDAFLVLLKRDGAMTLVGAPASPHAAPNVFNLIMKRRTLAGSMIGGIPQTQEMLDFCAEHGIVSDIELIRAEQINEAYERMLKGDVKYRFVIDNGTLGG